Proteins found in one Paenibacillus sp. FSL R10-2782 genomic segment:
- the rplE gene encoding 50S ribosomal protein L5 — protein MATTRMKERFLKEITPALMQKFSYTSVMQVPKIEKVVINMGVGDAVQNSKVLDSAVNDMQLIAGQKPVITRAKKSIAGFKLRENMPIGVKVTLRGERMYYFLDKLFNITLPRVRDFHGVSTKAFDGRGNYTLGLKEQLIFPEIEYDQVDKVRGMDIVIVTTAKTDEESRELLTQLGMPFAK, from the coding sequence ATGGCAACAACAAGAATGAAAGAGCGTTTCTTGAAAGAAATCACTCCTGCCTTGATGCAGAAGTTCAGCTATACATCGGTAATGCAAGTGCCTAAAATCGAGAAGGTTGTAATCAACATGGGTGTTGGCGACGCAGTCCAAAACTCCAAAGTGCTTGATTCGGCTGTGAACGACATGCAGTTGATCGCTGGTCAAAAGCCAGTAATCACTCGCGCAAAAAAATCTATTGCAGGTTTTAAATTGCGTGAAAACATGCCGATCGGTGTTAAGGTAACACTTCGTGGTGAGCGTATGTATTATTTCTTGGACAAATTGTTCAACATCACGCTTCCTCGCGTACGTGACTTCCATGGTGTTTCGACAAAAGCTTTTGATGGACGTGGTAACTACACGCTTGGTCTGAAAGAGCAATTGATCTTCCCGGAAATCGAGTACGATCAAGTTGATAAAGTTCGTGGTATGGACATCGTTATCGTAACGACTGCCAAGACTGACGAAGAGTCCCGTGAGCTTCTGACTCAGCTGGGCATGCCTTTCGCAAAGTAA
- the rplX gene encoding 50S ribosomal protein L24, with product MPKVKKVLESHNNKLHVKKDDTVLVITGKDKGKKGRVIAAYPRQNRVLVEGVNMIKKHQKPNQLNPQGGIIEKEAPIHVSNVMHIDPKSGKVTRVGYKVLDNGKKVRIAKRSGEVID from the coding sequence ATGCCAAAAGTGAAAAAAGTTCTGGAATCCCATAACAACAAGCTGCACGTCAAAAAAGACGATACTGTTCTGGTGATTACAGGTAAAGATAAAGGTAAAAAAGGTCGCGTTATCGCTGCTTACCCTCGTCAAAACCGTGTGCTTGTGGAAGGTGTTAACATGATTAAAAAACACCAAAAGCCTAATCAGCTAAATCCACAAGGCGGCATCATCGAGAAAGAAGCTCCGATTCACGTTTCCAACGTTATGCACATTGATCCGAAGAGCGGAAAAGTAACTCGTGTTGGTTACAAAGTATTGGACAACGGAAAAAAAGTGCGCATTGCAAAACGTTCTGGCGAAGTGATCGACTAA
- the rplN gene encoding 50S ribosomal protein L14 — MIQPFTRLTVADNSGAKELMCIRVLGGTGRRTAQIGDLIVCSVKQATPGGVVKKGDVVRAVVVRTKRSIRRKDGSYIGFDENAAVVVKEDKSPRGTRIFGPVARELRDKDFMKIVSLAPEVI, encoded by the coding sequence ATGATTCAACCATTTACACGTTTGACTGTAGCTGACAATTCCGGCGCGAAGGAACTGATGTGTATCCGTGTGCTCGGTGGTACGGGACGTCGTACAGCTCAAATTGGTGACCTGATCGTTTGTTCCGTAAAACAAGCAACACCAGGCGGCGTTGTCAAAAAGGGTGATGTAGTAAGAGCGGTTGTTGTTCGTACTAAACGTTCTATCCGCCGTAAAGACGGTTCCTACATCGGATTTGACGAGAACGCAGCAGTGGTCGTTAAAGAAGACAAGAGCCCACGTGGTACTCGTATTTTCGGACCAGTTGCTCGCGAACTTCGTGATAAAGACTTCATGAAAATCGTTTCCTTGGCTCCGGAAGTGATCTAA
- the rpsQ gene encoding 30S ribosomal protein S17 has product MSERNARKVLVGKVVSDKMDKTIVIAVETYKKHDLYHKRIKVTKKFKAHDENNTAQIGDTVKIMETRPLSKDKNWRLVEIVEKAVII; this is encoded by the coding sequence ATGAGCGAACGTAATGCCCGTAAAGTATTAGTCGGTAAAGTAGTCAGCGATAAAATGGACAAAACGATTGTGATTGCTGTAGAAACTTACAAAAAACATGATCTCTACCATAAACGCATTAAAGTAACAAAGAAATTCAAAGCTCATGATGAAAACAACACCGCACAAATCGGTGATACTGTTAAAATCATGGAAACTCGCCCTTTGTCCAAAGACAAAAACTGGAGACTGGTCGAAATCGTTGAAAAAGCTGTTATAATCTAA
- the rpmC gene encoding 50S ribosomal protein L29 has translation MKASEFRNLTTAEIEQKISGFKEELFNLRFQLATGQLDNPTRIGDVRKEIARAKTVIRERELGIS, from the coding sequence ATGAAGGCTAGTGAATTTCGCAACCTAACCACTGCTGAAATTGAACAAAAGATCTCTGGGTTCAAAGAAGAACTCTTTAACCTTCGTTTTCAACTCGCTACCGGTCAGCTTGATAACCCGACTCGGATCGGCGATGTACGTAAGGAAATTGCTCGTGCTAAAACCGTGATCCGTGAAAGAGAACTTGGGATTAGCTAA
- the rplP gene encoding 50S ribosomal protein L16 gives MLVPKRVKHRKQQRGHMKGRAKGGTTLNFGEYGLQATEPSWITNRQIEAARIAMTRYIKRGGKVWIKIFPDKPITQKPLEVRMGSGKGNVEKWVAVVKPGKIMFELAGVPEEVAREAMRLAAHKLPIKTKFVKREELGGEANEG, from the coding sequence ATGTTGGTACCAAAACGCGTAAAACATCGTAAGCAACAACGTGGTCATATGAAGGGTCGTGCAAAAGGCGGCACTACACTGAACTTTGGTGAGTATGGTTTGCAAGCTACTGAACCTTCATGGATTACTAACCGTCAGATCGAAGCTGCTCGTATTGCGATGACTCGTTATATCAAACGTGGTGGTAAGGTTTGGATTAAAATTTTCCCTGACAAACCAATTACTCAGAAGCCTCTTGAGGTTCGTATGGGTAGTGGTAAAGGTAACGTAGAAAAATGGGTTGCAGTAGTGAAGCCAGGAAAGATCATGTTCGAACTTGCTGGTGTTCCGGAAGAGGTTGCTCGTGAAGCAATGCGTCTTGCCGCTCACAAACTGCCAATCAAAACTAAGTTTGTGAAACGTGAAGAATTGGGTGGTGAAGCAAATGAAGGCTAG
- the rpsC gene encoding 30S ribosomal protein S3 produces MGQKVNPIGLRIGIIRDWESKWYAGKDFGDLLLEDVRIREHLKKRLKDSAVSRVEIERAANRVNVTIHTAKPGMVIGKGGSEVENLRNEITKIAGGKKVHINISEIKNPELDAILVAESIAQQLERRVSFRRALKQAIQRTMRSGAKGIKTQVGGRLGGAEIARSEGYSEGTVPLHTLRADIDYGTAEAHTTYGRIGVKVWIYRGEVLPPAKKQAPQEGGN; encoded by the coding sequence GTGGGCCAAAAGGTAAATCCAATCGGACTCCGAATCGGTATTATCCGTGATTGGGAATCCAAATGGTATGCAGGCAAAGATTTCGGTGATCTTTTGCTAGAAGACGTTAGAATTCGTGAACATCTGAAAAAAAGATTGAAAGATTCCGCTGTATCCCGTGTTGAAATCGAGAGAGCAGCTAACCGCGTCAACGTAACGATTCACACTGCGAAGCCTGGTATGGTTATCGGTAAGGGTGGTTCCGAAGTTGAAAACTTGCGTAATGAAATTACTAAAATCGCAGGCGGTAAAAAGGTACACATCAATATTTCTGAAATTAAAAATCCTGAGCTGGATGCAATCTTGGTTGCAGAGAGCATTGCACAACAATTGGAACGTCGCGTTTCTTTCCGTCGTGCTTTGAAGCAAGCCATCCAAAGAACTATGCGTTCTGGAGCAAAAGGAATTAAAACTCAAGTAGGCGGACGTCTTGGCGGTGCCGAAATCGCTCGTTCCGAAGGGTACAGCGAAGGAACAGTTCCACTGCATACGCTTCGTGCCGACATTGATTACGGTACAGCGGAAGCTCATACAACTTACGGCCGTATTGGCGTAAAGGTATGGATCTATCGTGGAGAGGTTCTTCCTCCAGCTAAGAAACAAGCTCCTCAGGAAGGAGGCAACTAA
- the rplV gene encoding 50S ribosomal protein L22: MEAKAHAKSVRISARKVKLVIDLIRGKQVGEAIAILRHTPKSASPVVEKLLNSAIANADHNYSLDVNKLVVSQVFVNQGPTMKRFRPRAMGRASRINKRTSHITLVVSEK, from the coding sequence ATGGAAGCAAAAGCACATGCTAAATCCGTACGGATTTCCGCTCGTAAAGTTAAACTCGTTATCGATTTGATTCGCGGTAAGCAGGTTGGTGAGGCGATCGCAATTCTTCGCCATACTCCAAAATCCGCTTCTCCAGTCGTTGAGAAGCTGTTGAACTCTGCTATTGCAAATGCAGACCACAACTACTCTTTGGACGTGAACAAGTTGGTTGTATCGCAAGTTTTTGTGAACCAAGGTCCTACAATGAAACGGTTCCGCCCGCGTGCAATGGGACGTGCAAGCCGCATCAATAAACGCACCAGTCATATTACTCTGGTGGTATCTGAAAAATAA
- the rpsS gene encoding 30S ribosomal protein S19, which translates to MGRSLKKGPFIDGYLLKKVEVLNESDKKVVIKTWSRRSTIFPQFIGHTFGVYDGRKHVPVYVTEDMVGHKLGEFAPTRTYKGHSDDDKKTRR; encoded by the coding sequence ATGGGTCGCAGTCTCAAAAAAGGACCGTTCATTGATGGTTACTTACTGAAAAAAGTAGAGGTTTTGAACGAATCGGACAAAAAAGTCGTGATCAAAACTTGGTCCCGTCGCTCTACAATTTTCCCGCAATTTATCGGACATACGTTTGGTGTATACGATGGTCGTAAACACGTGCCGGTATACGTAACGGAAGATATGGTCGGACACAAGTTGGGCGAATTCGCTCCAACACGTACCTATAAAGGCCATTCGGATGACGATAAGAAAACAAGAAGATAA
- the rplB gene encoding 50S ribosomal protein L2, whose translation MPIKKYKPTSPARRAMSVSTFEEITTNQPEKSLLAPLSKQAGRNNQGKITVRHHGGGHKRKYRIIDFKRNKDGIPGRVATIEYDPNRTSNIALIHYVDGEKRYIIAPKGLKVGDEVVSGVGSDIKIGNSLPLENIPVGTVIHNIELKPGKGGQLVRAAGTEAQLLGKEEKYVTIRLTSGEVRRVLKVCRATIGSVGNEDHELVKIGKAGRSRWLGQRPEVRGVVMNPNDHPHGGGEGRAPIGRKSPMSPWGKPTLGYKTRKKGKASDKYIVRRRTK comes from the coding sequence GTGCCAATTAAAAAGTATAAACCGACGTCCCCGGCCAGACGTGCTATGTCTGTATCTACTTTCGAGGAGATCACAACTAATCAGCCCGAGAAATCGTTGCTGGCGCCTCTGAGCAAGCAAGCTGGACGTAATAACCAAGGTAAAATTACGGTTCGTCATCATGGCGGTGGACACAAACGTAAATACCGTATTATCGACTTCAAACGTAACAAAGATGGAATACCGGGCCGCGTTGCTACGATCGAATATGATCCGAACCGTACGTCCAACATCGCACTTATCCACTATGTGGATGGTGAAAAACGTTACATCATCGCTCCTAAAGGCTTGAAAGTAGGGGACGAAGTGGTTTCCGGCGTAGGTTCCGATATCAAAATCGGTAACTCTTTGCCTTTGGAGAACATTCCAGTAGGTACGGTTATCCACAACATCGAATTGAAACCGGGCAAAGGTGGTCAACTGGTTCGCGCTGCCGGTACGGAAGCCCAGCTTCTTGGTAAAGAAGAGAAGTATGTAACAATTCGTTTGACTTCTGGTGAAGTTCGTCGCGTTCTGAAAGTTTGCCGCGCTACAATCGGCTCTGTTGGTAACGAAGACCATGAATTGGTGAAGATCGGTAAAGCCGGACGTAGCCGTTGGTTGGGACAACGTCCTGAAGTTCGTGGTGTTGTTATGAACCCTAACGATCACCCGCACGGTGGTGGTGAAGGTCGCGCTCCAATCGGACGTAAATCTCCAATGTCTCCATGGGGTAAACCAACCCTGGGTTACAAAACACGTAAAAAAGGCAAAGCATCTGATAAATACATCGTTCGTCGTCGTACTAAGTAA
- the rplW gene encoding 50S ribosomal protein L23: MKDPRDIIKRPVITERTAGMMNDLKYVFEVDIRSNKVEVKKAIEAIFNVKVSNVNTLRVPAKPKRYGRHSGYTSEWKKAFVTLSKDSKPLEFFETV; encoded by the coding sequence ATGAAGGATCCTCGTGATATTATCAAACGTCCGGTAATCACCGAACGTACGGCTGGTATGATGAATGACTTGAAATACGTTTTCGAGGTAGACATTCGTTCCAATAAAGTCGAGGTTAAAAAAGCAATCGAAGCGATCTTTAACGTGAAAGTAAGTAACGTAAACACGCTTCGTGTTCCTGCAAAACCAAAGCGCTACGGTCGTCATTCCGGCTATACGAGCGAGTGGAAAAAAGCGTTTGTAACGCTGAGCAAAGACAGTAAGCCGCTTGAGTTTTTTGAAACGGTATAA